The window GGGGCGAAACCCTTGACCAGCAGCACCACGGCTTCCGCGCCGGCCTTGCGGTCGCGGGAAATCTCCTGATAGCCGGGCGATTGTTCAAACGCGCGAAACGAAGCCTCGTCGGGAAACGACATCATCACGAGCTTGTCGCGCTCCCAATCACCCTCGAGCACCGCAGGCTGTTCGTCAGCCGCAAGCAGGCGCCCGCTGAACTGTCGGAACACCTCGAAGAAGCGTGCCTGATAACGATCATAGGCGGCGCGATCGGTCATCTTGAGCTGGGCGATCACATACACCGTCATGATTACCCCTCTCGTTGCCTGCGTGTGCTGTCGTTAGCCGGTAGGATGGGTTTCGCTGCGCTCAACCCATCCTACATCCGACCCGACCCAATGTCCGCGATGAAACTCAGCGCCAGTCGCGGATGTCGACGAAGTGGCCGGCGATCGCCGCGGCTGCCGCCATCGCCGGCGACACCAGGTGGGTGCGGCCCTTGAAGCCCTGGCGGCCCTCGAAGTTGCGGTTCGAGGTGGAGGCGCAACGCTCTTCCGGCGCGAGCTTGTCCGGGTTCATCGCCAGGCACATCGAGCAGCCCGGTTCGCGCCATTCGAAGCCGGCCTTCAGGAAGATCTTGTCGAGCCCTTCGGCTTCCGCCTGCTCCTTCACCAGGCCGGAGCCCGGCACGATCATCGCGCTGACATGGCCGTTGACCGTGCGGCCATCGACCACCTTGGCGGCCGCGCGCAGATCCTCGATGCGGCCATTGGTGCAGGAGCCGATGAAGATGCGGTCGAGCTTGATGTCGGTGATCTTGGTGCCGGCGACCAGGCCCATATAGGCCAGCGCGCGCTCCTTCGAGGCGCGCTTGGTCAGGTCGGCGATATCTTCGGGATTGGGCACCATGCCAGTGACGGAGATCACATCCTCGGGCGAGGTGCCCCAGGTGACGATCGGCGGCAGTTTCGCGGCGTCGAGCCGCAGTTCGGCGTCGAAGTGCGCACCTTCATCCGTGCGCAGCGTCTCCCAGTAACGCATCGCGGCGTCCCAGTCGGTGCCTTTCGGCGACTTCGGACGTCCCTTCAGGAATTCGTAGGCCTTCTCGTCCGGAGCGACCAGGCCGGCGCGGGCGCCACCTTCGATCGACATGTTGCAGACGGTCATGCGGCCTTCCATCGACAGCGCGCGGATTGCGTCGCCGGCGTACTCCAGCACATGGCCGGTGCCGCCCGCGGTGCCGATCTCGCCGATGATGGCGAGGATGATGTCCTTGGCGGTGACGCCGTCGGGCAATGCGCCGTCGACGGTGACGCGCATGTTCTTGGCTTTCTTCTGGATCAGTGTCTGCGTCGCCAGCACGTGCTCGACCTCGGAGGTGCCGATGCCGTGGGCCAGCGCGCCGAATGCACCATGGGTCGAGGTGTGGCTGTCGCCGCACACGATGGTGGTGCCGGGCAGGGTGAAGCCTTGCTCGGGGCCAATGATGTGGACGACGCCCTGGCGCTTGTCGAACTCGTCATAATATTCGACGCCGAAATCGCGGGCGTTGTCCGCCAGCGTCTTGATCTGCTCGGCGCTCTCCGGATCCGGGTTCGGCTTGCTGCGATCGGTGGTTGGCACGTTGTGGTCGACAACGGCGAGCGTTTTCTCCGGTGCTCGCACCTTGCGCCCGGTCAGGCGCAGGCCTTCGAAGGCCTGCGGCGAGGTCACCTCATGGACCAGATGGCGGTCGATATAGAGCAGGCAGGTGCCGTCGGGCTGCTCGTCGACCAGATGGTCGGCCCAGATCTTGTCGTACAGGGTGGTTGGTTTAACGGACGTTGATTTAGCGGACATGGGATCAGTCCCTCGATAAGCGTTGAATGGGTTCGACCGGCAGCGCCGGCGCAGGCATCAGCGGCGCGAGCGTCAAAGGCCCGCGGCGATCGAGGCTGTGAACCGTCCATAGAATCGCCCGGGCAGGCGGCGGTGATCGTCGAGCACGATCCGCTCCGTCGGCAGGCTGGCTATGGTGGTGTCTGGAACCATTCTACGTTTCTATCACCGGTGTCCGGCCGCCACAATCAAGCAGCCATGCTTTGGCGGAACGATCACATATGCACGCCCAACAAAAAAGCGCGGCCCGTAAGGCCGCGCTTTTGTAAAACTCTCCGTGAGGAGAAAAATTACTCGCCGACGGCGGCCTGGCGTTCCTGCTTCTTCTCGACAATGCGGGCAGATTTGCCGCGCAGGCCGCGAAGATAATACAGCTTGGCACGACGCACCTTGCCGTGACGCACCACCTTGATGGAGTCGATCATCGGCGAATAGAGCGGAAACACGCGCTCGACGCCCTCGCCATAGGAAATCTTGCGGACGGTGAAGCTCTGGTGGATGCCACCGCCCTGACGGCCGATGCAAACGCCTTCATAGGCCTGCACGCGGGTACGATCGCCTTCCTTCACCTTCACATTGACGATGACGGTGTCGCCCGGGCCGAAGTCGGGGATATCGCGACCGGCAGACAGCTTGTCGAGCTGCTCTTTGTCGATCTCTTGAATAAGGTTCATAGTGAAATCTCCATCGGCGGCGCTCCCGGTCGGCGGGGCGCAACGTCCTTCTATCCTGCGCGGATTGGGCGCTCCTATACGGCAAAGCAGACCGGTTGTCACCCTTCCGTCGTCTTTTTTGGCGGCTTTTTGGCCGGGCGGGTGGCGATTTTTGCGGCCCACAAGTCGGGCCGGCGGGCTTGGGTCAGGGCCTCGGCCTCGGCCAGGCGCCAGGCGGCGACCTTGGCGTGATCCCCGGACAGTAAGATCTCGGGGATCGTCCGCCCTTCGAACTCCTGAGGGCGGGTGTATTGCGGGTATTCCAGTAGTCCGTGAGAAAAACTCTCATCATCTCCAGAGCTTAGTCGACCCATCACTCCCGGCAGCAGCCGCACGCAGGCATCGATCAGGGCCATGGCGGCGATCTCACCGCCGGAGAGGACATAGTCACCGATGGAAACCTCCTCCAGCCCCCTGGCCTCGATCACCCGCTGGTCAATGCCCTCAAATCGGCCGCAGACTATCAGCGGGCCGGGCCCGGCAGCGAGTTCCGCCACCCGCCTCTGAGTGAGGGGGGCGCCGCGCGGGCTCATCAGCAGCCTTGGGCCCGCCGTCTCCACCCCATCGATCGCGCGTGCCAGGACATCGGCCCGCAGCACCATGCCCGGGCCGCCGCCGGCCGGCGTGTCGTCGACACTCCGATGCCGATCCGTTGCGGCATCACG is drawn from Bradyrhizobium prioriisuperbiae and contains these coding sequences:
- the trmD gene encoding tRNA (guanosine(37)-N1)-methyltransferase TrmD, which gives rise to MTTSIPDTSLPDPPAAPWQATVLTLFPEMFPGPLGISLAGRALASGLWALTARDIRDAATDRHRSVDDTPAGGGPGMVLRADVLARAIDGVETAGPRLLMSPRGAPLTQRRVAELAAGPGPLIVCGRFEGIDQRVIEARGLEEVSIGDYVLSGGEIAAMALIDACVRLLPGVMGRLSSGDDESFSHGLLEYPQYTRPQEFEGRTIPEILLSGDHAKVAAWRLAEAEALTQARRPDLWAAKIATRPAKKPPKKTTEG
- the leuC gene encoding 3-isopropylmalate dehydratase large subunit, coding for MSAKSTSVKPTTLYDKIWADHLVDEQPDGTCLLYIDRHLVHEVTSPQAFEGLRLTGRKVRAPEKTLAVVDHNVPTTDRSKPNPDPESAEQIKTLADNARDFGVEYYDEFDKRQGVVHIIGPEQGFTLPGTTIVCGDSHTSTHGAFGALAHGIGTSEVEHVLATQTLIQKKAKNMRVTVDGALPDGVTAKDIILAIIGEIGTAGGTGHVLEYAGDAIRALSMEGRMTVCNMSIEGGARAGLVAPDEKAYEFLKGRPKSPKGTDWDAAMRYWETLRTDEGAHFDAELRLDAAKLPPIVTWGTSPEDVISVTGMVPNPEDIADLTKRASKERALAYMGLVAGTKITDIKLDRIFIGSCTNGRIEDLRAAAKVVDGRTVNGHVSAMIVPGSGLVKEQAEAEGLDKIFLKAGFEWREPGCSMCLAMNPDKLAPEERCASTSNRNFEGRQGFKGRTHLVSPAMAAAAAIAGHFVDIRDWR
- the rplS gene encoding 50S ribosomal protein L19, whose translation is MNLIQEIDKEQLDKLSAGRDIPDFGPGDTVIVNVKVKEGDRTRVQAYEGVCIGRQGGGIHQSFTVRKISYGEGVERVFPLYSPMIDSIKVVRHGKVRRAKLYYLRGLRGKSARIVEKKQERQAAVGE
- a CDS encoding DUF1330 domain-containing protein, whose amino-acid sequence is MTVYVIAQLKMTDRAAYDRYQARFFEVFRQFSGRLLAADEQPAVLEGDWERDKLVMMSFPDEASFRAFEQSPGYQEISRDRKAGAEAVVLLVKGFAPVS